The sequence GCCTCTTCACACGTCCTCCTCTCTGCAGACAAACGTTGCCTCTGCTCCTCGTCCAGTTTTTTGTAGTTGTAATAATGCATGATGAAGAAATATATGCCGGGCACCAGCATAAACACACCGCATGCGTAGTACATGTACTTGTAGTCCCCAAAATAATCCACGAGAGCTCCTGAAAGACAAAATCAACTGTTGCTATTTCAATCTGACAAACTCATGCGGTCGTTCAGTTGCAAACCTGAAAGCGGAGGACCGAGAAGCACCGGGCCGCACTCGATAATGGTGACAAGTCCAACCGCGCTGGAGAAGCGATGAGCTCCCACGAGGTCCATCAACACTTCGAAGAGCAGCGAGCAGACCATCCCGAACGCCATCCCGAAAATGACGGCATAAACCACCAGGCCCGCGTATCCAGATGCCAGAGGGCACAAAAGGTGACACACGCCATTGTAGCAAACGGAAAAACTGAATAAATATTGGATCCTGGGACGGATCAATTTTGTATTGCCAATCAAGCCGGTTGCTGGTCGGAAAAACATGTCCACGAGAGCAAAAATAGAGAGCAAGAACGCTGCTGAATATTCATCCACACCTAGATGTTTGGCATACGGGGCGAGAAACACCACCGGTGCAAAAAAGCCGAAAAACATGACCACGTTGCCAATGAGATAAATGAGGAATCCCCTGTGTTTGAAAAGCGACACGTCTATAAACCTGTTCACGCAGCCCTTTTTAATGCTCTCATTTTCAGTTTCTACATCTTGTTGATTATCTTTGGGGACTTCCTCTGCTCCATGACTCTCATGTGGTTCACTTTTTAGTTCAGCTTGAACTTTTTTGTTGACGGGTCTCATCAGAGATCCAGCAACACAGCAGTTCAAAACCAACGCTCCCAGGATCAGGAAGCTTCCTCTCCAGCCGAAAGAATCAAAGAGAAACTGATTGAGAGGAGCCAGAGTGAAGAGAATCACTGGACTTCCTGTCATCGCCAGCCCGTTGGCCAACGGCCTCCTCAGGTGGAAGTAGGTGCCAATAATGGTCAGGGCCGGCTGCAGATTGAAGGCAAGGCCAAAACCTGGTGAAATTATACAAGGGCGAATTAGTACATCATAAAAAATACAGTAGATTGGGCTTTATGGCCTGTTTAGCAATGAGAGAAATGTCAAGATACAGCACCACAATGCAAATAATGACATCTTTTTCCACCATTAGCACCACTCTATGATTGCATGATGGGGTTTTTATGGGCATTAGTTGTACAGTAttgtacacacaaaaataacattGTGAAGATTCCTGTTATTGTGTTGCATTTTAAAGTGCTACCGTAATATGGATGAATTGATTTATAAATCACttacaatatatttaaacaaaaGATAAATTTAAGCAGGCATTTGCAGTGTTATCTGAATTCATCGaatggatttctttttttgtacagtcaggctgggattttttattttttatttttttttaagtaaggaATTCCCGTCTATGCACTATAGATGGCTAACCAAACCAAATTGATAGGCCAAAGGACATACATTTGCTACAAAATGCTGACATTATAACACATTCCACTTTAATTGGTTGCTGTtacgtttatttatttcaatcaaTAGTGAAGTGAGGTTAGAGGCGAGGAACTCCGTATGATTTTGAGGCAGGTTTCCTGATATTGGCTACCTACAAGTTGGCTAAAAACACGCACATTGTCTATTAATCACTTATTTTAATTCACTACAGACCTTAAGGAGGTTATGTATGGAGAAATTTCAACATTCAATTTTTTGTCCACccgatttatttttgtaactcAAAACTAATAACCACGacatacatattatatatatatatatatatatatatatatatatgtatatatatattttttttttttatttattttattgaatatataaacagatgaacagcagagataagaagaaaaaaacaacaatcaaaagagaagaaaatcccaataaaataataattcaatcaatcataacttacatgttcaaaagggagtaggaagaagttagaaacgtatctagtcctaccccttttactaaatatatttaaacttatttcattattaatacaattctaatttactattattaaaatgaaatatataaaccaagttatatatatacacaagtgcacttaaacatattcacatttgccaaaaatatatatacataaatttcctaaacatataccataatacctatctaaatcatttacacatactcacatgtacaattttcatattctggtctgacataggtaattttttttttaactttacttttaaacatttttttaaactccagcagtgagtcacaatttttcagttcaattcccaaatgattccacaaattaacaccttttccagatacacacctttgcttaatacttgttcttgttttggtttttttgtacacacttgtaccccttatatcataaggactgtgtctaatttcaaataacttctgagtactgtggcagagtaaattgttataaactttatacattatttgtgctattttaaaatccaccaagtcataaaatttcattgcatttaatttaataaatagtgaatgtgttggttctgtatattttgatcgattaataattcttatagctttcttttgcaatttgaaaacggtgttggtatttgttttatatgccattccccagaattccacacaataggtcaaatatggtaataatagtgaactatataatatatataatgatttcatgtttaaaacatccttacttttatagagtgtccctataatttttgacattttccttttaacagtttcttgtgtggcttccaacataatttatcatcgataacgactccaccctttctatttcaactgaattcaccataatttgaacttgatgagtgatttgtctagtgccaaaaactatgaacttggttttatttaaattcaatgataatttattcacatcaaaccagttttttaatatattcaatttatactccacagtagtcagaagctgcttcaggttttctcctgaacagtagaaagttgtatcatcagcaaataagacacttttgctGGTTACAACACACTCCACCTAATCCTCAAACAACCTTTCTTAAAGTGACAGTGGAGACTgtttagaaagaaagaaaattatttCAGTCAATTACCTCCAATTACTCCAACACAGAGATAGAGATGGACAATAGACGTTCCAAAAGAGGCGAGCACCATGGCCAAGGAAACCATGAGCCCACCAACCATGACCACGGGTCTGCTGCCATAGCGATTCACAAGAATGCTGCTCACAGGCCCTGCGCAGGAGAGAGCAGTCACATTTCCCCTCCGGCTTCACTTCATCCAGTTCTAACAACTtaacaactcacctgctgcATACATAGATGCAAGCATGACCGAGGACACCCAGGCAATCTGGCTGTAGGAAACGGAAAAGTATTCCTGAATCTCCTTGTAGTAGATGGTAAGCGACTTGGGAAAGGCGTAGGCAAATCCTATGGAGATGAAGGAGGCAAAGACGACTGCCCAGCCCCAGCCTCCGTCTGGCGGAATGTAGCCCAGATTGGTCGCTGCTTTCGCTGGCATGTTGGATTGAATGGCTGAATAGAAGACAAGCAAAACCAATCAATAGTGTCTCACCAAGGAAAAGGTTATGACACAAAGTGCAATGGACAAACCACACTTTTGCACAATTCTTACAAGTGTGTTGGCTGGCCTGGGAAGTGTGTTGTTGGGTGTGAGTGTGACGGGCTCCGTCAGGGGGTCCTGCTGGAAGGCTTCTGATCTCATCACGTGGGCTCGCACAATAAATACAAGTAACTGGGCAGGAAGGTGGGGGTGAATGCAAAAAGCCCAGCTTGAGACTGTGAACTCAAGACATTATGTCCTCCTAGCCAAAGCTGCTGGAAAGGACTGAAGTTTTGAAGTGTGCGACTAGTCTGGTGAAAACTAAATTCTTATTGATTTTGGAGCCTTTGAGTGTGTAGTATGCAAGGGcaattaatatacatggtcgtggttGGCAATTATAGCCTATAAGTTAAGAATTTTaaaagattattttatttttttttaccagaaatCCCTAGCAAACATCACTGCTATACTATTGTTTTTCCTTTCACACTGCCTGCATACGTCGTCGCTTCCATTATTTCCATTATATCTGTTGACATGAACAGGgcgtttcatttttcttagagGTGGATGAAAGAAACCTTGCGGAAAtacgtgcatttttttttcaaaggcgGGACTTAAACATTATTGTCCTATTTCCCTCATTTCAGCAGGGTGTCTCAGCACCCCCCCAGCTGTCTAAACATACCTGATTGTGTAGAGAATGTTCACCTTCAGTGAGGTACACATTATCAGCATGTCATATTTCATGTATGCATTCCTGCCACATTACAAATTAGTGGATGCATTTTTTCGCTTTGAcccaaaatacacacaaatgaaaatatttgaaaatggcaaaaacTGTGTACACTAAAGGCTATTTGGGGTCAAATTTCACCCATATAAACTAAAATGGATTTTAGATTTACCAGTGAAAACTCAAGATAAATAGTGATAATAGTGGGAATTATTAAACTGTACATGCCGTAAATATGTCTTGTTATTTTCTTGAGAGAGTACATGCCCAAGTAAGAATATGAAACAAACAGGAACTGTCTGCGATTTCACCACAATCACATTGGGTCCAGCAGAAACATGCACCAGTTGTTTTTTGAAGGGTCATGGGGGAATCTGGAAGCAGTCAAACAGTCCAAGTCatgtaaatttgtttttatgggACAGTGAGGACAGTGTTCACTGGAGAATTTGAACCAGTGGCAAGAACTGCCTGCATTCCCACTACATGTGTCCAGTTTTTGAAAGGTCGCGTGGGGGGTCTCAAAACAGTCATACATATTTGGTAGGCCTACATACAAAATGGTCATAAGGAACCAAGTGATCTGCAC is a genomic window of Festucalex cinctus isolate MCC-2025b chromosome 2, RoL_Fcin_1.0, whole genome shotgun sequence containing:
- the LOC144013720 gene encoding monocarboxylate transporter 2-like encodes the protein MPAKAATNLGYIPPDGGWGWAVVFASFISIGFAYAFPKSLTIYYKEIQEYFSVSYSQIAWVSSVMLASMYAAGPVSSILVNRYGSRPVVMVGGLMVSLAMVLASFGTSIVHLYLCVGVIGGFGLAFNLQPALTIIGTYFHLRRPLANGLAMTGSPVILFTLAPLNQFLFDSFGWRGSFLILGALVLNCCVAGSLMRPVNKKVQAELKSEPHESHGAEEVPKDNQQDVETENESIKKGCVNRFIDVSLFKHRGFLIYLIGNVVMFFGFFAPVVFLAPYAKHLGVDEYSAAFLLSIFALVDMFFRPATGLIGNTKLIRPRIQYLFSFSVCYNGVCHLLCPLASGYAGLVVYAVIFGMAFGMVCSLLFEVLMDLVGAHRFSSAVGLVTIIECGPVLLGPPLSGALVDYFGDYKYMYYACGVFMLVPGIYFFIMHYYNYKKLDEEQRQRLSAERRTCEEAVQLEVNQDRAQ